A stretch of the Deltaproteobacteria bacterium genome encodes the following:
- the pstS gene encoding phosphate ABC transporter substrate-binding protein PstS, translated as MKKISLKLKSGWLMLKTDMKTGLLKLNHTTGILTGAILIGFALFTGNAIAGPMLNGAGSTFAYPFYTKWFYDYNKETGVRINYQAIGSGGGIQQLFARVVDFGASDKPLDEKTLNGHGLIQMPTAAGAVAIAYNIPGVGNGLKFTPGLIADIYLGKITNWSDPRIKAVNPDVKLPSLAIIPVHRSDGSGTTAIFTAYLSDVNKEWAKNIGHDLSVNWPVGIGGKGNPGVAGFIMKARGSIGYVEFAYVLQNKITYGPVENKSGRFILPSLDSAKDAAATLNKIPPDFNVMFVNQPGVDSYPIAGFTYLIVYKNQTNPVKGKELVKFLHWAYSKGQTMLAPLGYVSIPNNIIERIKREIKEIKIK; from the coding sequence ATGAAAAAAATAAGTTTAAAACTAAAAAGCGGATGGTTGATGCTGAAAACGGATATGAAAACAGGGTTGTTAAAGCTAAATCATACTACGGGTATTCTGACAGGGGCTATTTTAATAGGGTTTGCACTGTTTACCGGTAATGCGATTGCAGGGCCAATGCTCAATGGTGCCGGTTCTACATTTGCCTATCCTTTTTACACAAAATGGTTCTATGATTACAATAAAGAAACGGGTGTGAGGATTAATTATCAGGCAATAGGAAGCGGTGGAGGCATACAGCAGCTTTTTGCAAGGGTTGTTGATTTTGGCGCAAGTGATAAGCCGCTCGATGAAAAAACACTCAATGGGCACGGCTTGATACAAATGCCGACAGCAGCAGGTGCTGTAGCGATTGCGTATAACATACCCGGTGTTGGCAACGGCTTAAAATTTACGCCCGGGCTTATAGCCGACATCTATCTTGGTAAGATCACAAACTGGAGTGATCCGAGGATCAAGGCTGTAAATCCTGATGTAAAGCTTCCTTCATTGGCTATAATACCCGTTCACAGGTCGGATGGCAGTGGAACAACAGCCATATTTACGGCATACCTTAGTGATGTGAACAAAGAATGGGCAAAAAATATAGGGCATGATCTGTCTGTTAACTGGCCTGTTGGTATAGGCGGAAAGGGAAACCCGGGTGTTGCAGGATTTATTATGAAAGCAAGGGGCAGCATAGGTTATGTAGAGTTCGCTTATGTGCTGCAAAATAAAATAACCTACGGACCTGTAGAGAATAAATCGGGCAGATTTATACTGCCAAGCCTTGATTCCGCAAAAGATGCAGCAGCCACCCTTAATAAGATTCCACCAGATTTTAATGTAATGTTCGTAAATCAGCCCGGCGTTGATTCTTATCCTATAGCAGGATTCACATATCTTATTGTCTATAAAAATCAAACTAATCCGGTAAAAGGAAAAGAACTGGTTAAGTTCCTTCACTGGGCTTATTCTAAAGGTCAGACAATGCTTGCACCACTTGGCTATGTATCTATACCCAACAACATCATTGAAAGGATAAAGAGAGAGATCAAAGAAATAAAGATTAAGTAA
- the argH gene encoding argininosuccinate lyase: MKDSKNNKRSKNGVFKLWGGRFEQEPSEVVSGFTNSLLSDMRLAVYDIKGGMAQAEGLLHAGIFDPSEYKRINDGLGKIELELLTGRFVLDKKDEDIHTAIERRLHSLIGNTAYKLHTGRSRNDQVVTAFRLYLLDNIKDTVSKLLNIQSLILSQASKHLGIPMPGFTHTQHAQPVLLSHHLLAYAEMFNRDIERLFHAYHSTSVMPLGSGALAGTPYNIDRIAMAELLEFKEISGNSIDAVSDRDFAIDTTYALSILMMHLSRLSEELILWSTDEFGFVSLPDSLTTGSSIMPQKKNPDVAELTRGKTGRVYGSLINLLTMMKGLPLSYNRDMQEDKPAVFEAVDTVKTILEVWAPVISGLRFNAGRLNESLSQGNLLATDIADYLVRQGMPFRKAHELTGRIVLYAIKKGVDVASLDYEAFKAFSPLFKPDIRHTIDIKNSINSRAVYGGTAEKQVKIAMLRLRKRIKHYMELLKSL; this comes from the coding sequence ATGAAGGATTCTAAAAATAATAAACGGAGTAAGAACGGTGTGTTTAAGCTGTGGGGTGGCAGGTTTGAACAGGAGCCGAGTGAGGTAGTAAGCGGATTTACCAATTCGCTCCTGTCCGATATGAGGCTTGCGGTTTACGACATAAAGGGCGGCATGGCACAGGCAGAAGGCTTACTGCATGCTGGTATATTTGATCCATCCGAGTACAAAAGAATAAATGATGGCCTGGGGAAGATAGAGCTTGAACTACTTACAGGCAGATTTGTGCTTGATAAAAAAGATGAGGATATACATACTGCTATTGAAAGGAGGCTGCACAGCTTGATAGGAAATACTGCTTATAAGCTTCATACGGGCAGGAGTCGCAATGATCAGGTTGTTACCGCATTCAGATTGTACCTTCTTGATAATATAAAGGATACCGTCTCAAAACTTTTAAACATCCAGTCTCTCATTTTGTCTCAGGCTTCAAAACATCTTGGTATCCCAATGCCCGGATTTACACATACGCAGCACGCACAGCCGGTGCTTTTAAGCCATCACCTGCTCGCCTATGCAGAAATGTTCAACAGGGATATTGAAAGGCTTTTCCATGCATATCATTCTACATCCGTTATGCCGCTCGGATCCGGTGCGCTTGCCGGCACCCCGTATAACATCGACAGGATAGCAATGGCAGAGTTGCTTGAGTTTAAAGAAATAAGTGGCAACAGCATTGACGCTGTTTCTGACAGGGATTTTGCCATTGATACGACCTACGCATTAAGTATTTTGATGATGCACCTCTCAAGACTCTCGGAGGAGCTTATACTGTGGTCAACCGATGAGTTTGGTTTTGTTTCTCTGCCTGATTCGCTTACAACCGGCAGCAGTATTATGCCTCAGAAGAAAAACCCGGATGTTGCCGAATTGACAAGAGGTAAAACAGGCAGGGTTTACGGATCACTTATAAACCTGCTTACAATGATGAAGGGCCTGCCGCTTTCATATAACAGAGATATGCAGGAGGACAAACCGGCCGTGTTCGAAGCTGTGGACACTGTAAAGACCATACTTGAAGTATGGGCACCCGTGATAAGCGGTTTGAGGTTCAATGCAGGAAGGTTGAATGAATCCCTTTCTCAGGGTAATCTGCTCGCAACCGATATTGCGGATTATCTTGTGAGACAGGGCATGCCGTTCAGAAAAGCGCACGAACTTACGGGCAGGATTGTGCTGTATGCGATCAAGAAAGGCGTGGATGTGGCATCATTGGATTATGAAGCTTTTAAGGCATTTTCACCGCTGTTCAAACCTGATATAAGGCATACGATTGATATCAAAAATTCTATAAATAGCAGGGCCGTGTATGGTGGTACCGCCGAGAAGCAGGTAAAGATTGCTATGTTAAGGCTCCGGAAGAGGATCAAGCATTATATGGAGCTGCTCAAAAGTTTATAA
- a CDS encoding MarR family transcriptional regulator, whose product MARIRNEMRSCIPRELSVADFRILGSIVRGKTLVSDIAKYHGVSQPSMSRSVEGLVKSGFIERSRESSDRRRSPLKLTSRGTALFYKITEATEYSLSKQISALDYESREVLLHGLIQLEKLFFPEHSIASQAIEKGKT is encoded by the coding sequence ATGGCACGTATCAGGAACGAGATGAGATCCTGCATTCCCCGGGAGCTTAGCGTCGCGGATTTCAGGATACTTGGAAGCATAGTACGTGGGAAAACCCTTGTGAGTGATATTGCAAAGTATCATGGAGTCAGCCAGCCGTCTATGTCAAGGAGTGTGGAAGGTTTGGTTAAATCAGGGTTCATTGAAAGAAGCCGCGAATCCTCTGATCGAAGACGGTCTCCGCTAAAGCTAACCTCCAGAGGCACTGCTCTGTTTTACAAGATCACGGAAGCTACGGAGTATAGTCTGAGTAAACAAATTTCGGCTCTTGATTATGAAAGCCGGGAAGTGCTTTTACATGGTTTGATTCAACTCGAAAAACTTTTTTTCCCGGAGCACAGTATCGCTTCCCAAGCCATAGAGAAAGGAAAAACATGA
- a CDS encoding ATP-binding cassette domain-containing protein: MDFDDTEKNAAPNSPAIETKGLTMRFKDFTAVDAVNLKIPRGEIFGLLGPNGAGKTTTIKMFTTLLKPTAGVAIVAGLDVSAFPSGVRKRIGYVPQMLSADGALTAYENLMLSAKLYGMKKPDRKGRIADAINFMGLNDFSHKLVKTYSGGMIRRLELAQAMLHKPEVLFLDEPTIGLDPVARRVVWERLIALKEEYGITILITTHDMEEADQLCDEIAIMHQGKIAATGSPASLKASVEAGATLNDVFVYYSGGSIEEGGNYRDVRKTRRTASRMG; encoded by the coding sequence ATGGATTTTGATGATACTGAAAAAAACGCTGCACCCAACTCACCGGCAATAGAAACAAAGGGGCTGACTATGCGGTTTAAAGATTTTACTGCTGTGGATGCGGTTAACTTAAAAATCCCCCGCGGAGAAATCTTCGGTTTACTCGGGCCTAACGGTGCGGGCAAGACCACCACGATCAAAATGTTTACAACACTGCTAAAACCTACAGCAGGAGTTGCAATTGTTGCAGGTCTTGATGTAAGTGCCTTCCCCTCTGGGGTTAGGAAAAGGATCGGGTACGTGCCTCAGATGCTTTCGGCCGACGGGGCACTGACCGCTTATGAGAACCTCATGCTTTCAGCCAAGCTTTACGGCATGAAAAAGCCGGATCGAAAAGGAAGGATTGCTGATGCAATCAACTTTATGGGACTGAATGACTTCTCGCACAAGCTTGTGAAGACCTATTCGGGCGGAATGATACGGCGTCTCGAGCTTGCACAGGCAATGCTGCACAAACCTGAGGTCCTGTTCCTTGATGAACCGACGATTGGACTTGATCCGGTAGCCCGCAGGGTCGTCTGGGAAAGGCTTATTGCATTGAAGGAGGAATACGGCATTACCATACTGATTACAACGCATGATATGGAAGAGGCGGATCAACTGTGCGATGAAATTGCTATTATGCATCAGGGCAAAATCGCGGCAACAGGGAGTCCTGCAAGTCTGAAAGCCTCGGTGGAGGCTGGTGCAACCCTAAATGATGTGTTCGTATACTACAGCGGGGGATCAATTGAAGAAGGAGGGAATTACCGTGATGTCAGAAAAACAAGAAGAACAGCAAGCCGGATGGGTTGA
- a CDS encoding ABC transporter permease: MSEKQEEQQAGWVDSFFPIRFLKESLAIAEVELKKLIRDPIELFTRAVQPVLWIVIFGEVFSRVHGIPTGKISYLAFITPGILAQSVLFSAIFYGIAVIWERDLGIIHKLLVSPALRGSLVFGKAISSGFRGFVQVVIIYFLAIVMGIDLRWQPYALIGVLFSVVVGSAVFSTFSLIVACIVKTRERFMGIGQLLTMPLFFASNAIYPLTLMPVWLQWFAMLNPLTYLVDSLRGLMIAGGHSVHGLGVDFGVMLFVFIIFLLIADRLYPTLVQ; the protein is encoded by the coding sequence ATGTCAGAAAAACAAGAAGAACAGCAAGCCGGATGGGTTGATTCATTTTTCCCGATCAGGTTTCTGAAAGAAAGCCTGGCAATTGCGGAGGTTGAATTGAAAAAACTTATACGTGATCCAATCGAACTGTTTACCCGTGCGGTTCAGCCGGTACTATGGATAGTGATCTTCGGAGAGGTCTTCAGCAGGGTTCACGGCATACCTACCGGTAAGATCAGTTACCTCGCATTCATAACCCCCGGCATTCTTGCACAAAGCGTTTTATTCAGTGCCATTTTTTACGGGATCGCGGTCATATGGGAAAGGGACTTAGGGATCATTCACAAACTGCTGGTGAGTCCTGCACTGCGCGGCTCACTCGTTTTTGGGAAAGCGATCTCCTCCGGATTCAGGGGATTTGTTCAAGTGGTGATTATTTATTTTCTCGCTATTGTCATGGGGATAGACCTTCGCTGGCAGCCATACGCCCTGATTGGTGTTTTATTCAGCGTTGTCGTGGGATCAGCGGTTTTTTCAACATTCTCGCTGATCGTAGCCTGTATAGTAAAAACGCGTGAGAGGTTTATGGGGATCGGTCAGCTTCTGACAATGCCTCTTTTCTTTGCAAGCAATGCAATTTATCCATTAACACTGATGCCTGTGTGGCTGCAGTGGTTTGCCATGTTAAATCCACTGACTTATCTTGTAGACTCGCTTCGCGGTCTTATGATCGCAGGCGGGCACAGTGTCCATGGATTAGGTGTTGACTTTGGAGTAATGCTGTTTGTTTTTATAATCTTTCTTCTGATAGCCGACAGATTATACCCCACACTGGTACAGTGA
- a CDS encoding penicillin-binding transpeptidase domain-containing protein encodes MISLSLSLYIGMREHAANPKPNKTEQTKVKSQFTSTVQPQIASGMPPITEIKSVSSYHLKENNIERWIKFIMREYRVKYGAVVAIDIKTCKPIAIVNIGNGFSVFKAYPAASLAKLITAAAAIELHHIPSYALFYYDSRNSSQSIGALTDGYDYGKKSITFSIALAKSNNPVFGKLALYKIGAANLQSYFDRFYFNKSLGPSFIEHSTAVVGDSGDDIALTGAGLNTGVLLSPFHAALIAQAIGSGGNMCVPYTRFDNRVQIKRRIIAASTAKELLNMMRFTITKGTSRRAFYNRRGHYILANISVAGKTGSIHGTGPEGDYEWFIGIAPVNNPEVAVSALVVNGEKWTVKGSYLGAQTFFAYFFPDAVKKLLR; translated from the coding sequence ATGATAAGTCTTTCGCTCAGCCTTTATATCGGAATGAGAGAACATGCCGCTAATCCTAAGCCGAATAAAACAGAACAAACGAAAGTCAAATCGCAATTCACCTCAACAGTACAGCCTCAGATAGCATCGGGAATGCCACCCATAACAGAGATCAAAAGTGTGTCGTCTTATCATTTAAAGGAAAACAATATCGAAAGATGGATCAAATTTATAATGAGAGAGTACCGTGTAAAATACGGTGCGGTTGTAGCCATTGATATAAAGACGTGCAAGCCCATTGCGATAGTGAACATTGGTAACGGATTCTCTGTTTTTAAAGCTTACCCCGCAGCCTCACTCGCAAAACTTATTACAGCAGCTGCCGCTATTGAACTGCATCATATCCCGTCTTATGCATTGTTTTATTATGACTCAAGGAATTCATCTCAAAGTATCGGAGCATTAACCGATGGTTATGATTACGGTAAAAAGAGTATAACTTTTTCCATCGCTTTAGCAAAATCAAATAATCCCGTATTTGGAAAACTGGCACTTTATAAGATCGGCGCTGCGAATCTGCAGTCTTATTTTGACAGATTTTATTTTAACAAAAGTTTGGGGCCTTCATTCATAGAACACAGTACTGCCGTAGTTGGTGACAGTGGGGATGATATCGCATTAACGGGTGCGGGTTTAAATACCGGTGTTCTTTTAAGTCCATTCCATGCAGCCCTTATTGCACAGGCAATAGGCTCTGGAGGCAACATGTGTGTGCCGTATACGCGGTTTGATAACCGCGTTCAGATTAAAAGGAGAATTATAGCAGCATCAACTGCTAAAGAACTCCTGAATATGATGAGATTTACAATAACAAAAGGTACATCAAGAAGGGCATTCTACAACAGGCGGGGACACTATATACTTGCAAATATCTCTGTCGCAGGGAAAACCGGTTCTATTCATGGAACCGGGCCAGAAGGTGATTACGAGTGGTTTATCGGTATAGCCCCTGTGAACAATCCGGAAGTTGCAGTTTCTGCGCTTGTTGTGAATGGAGAAAAATGGACGGTAAAAGGTTCTTATCTTGGTGCACAAACATTTTTCGCATATTTCTTTCCTGATGCAGTAAAAAAATTACTAAGATAG
- a CDS encoding acetyl-CoA acetyltransferase — translation MPTGIRDKVAIIGMGCTKFGERWNASAEDLMVEAFEEALQDAGIEKNMIQAAWLSDCFDEIHIGKSALPLSITLRLPNIPATRVENFCASGTEAFRGAVYAVASGAYDIALALGVEKLKDVGYGGLPNSGSNSGTLNWLWMPNMTAPGAFAQLATAYAAKYKYSIDELKRALAHISVKSHANGALNPKAHLRTPITEEQALSSPMVAYPLGLYDCCGVSDGSAAAIVTTPEIAKKLGKKDLVTVKALQIALSNGEEMQYNEWDSTYFVSTSKASVKAYEEAGIKDPRKEISMMELHDCFSITELVTYEDLQICQRGKAVKDVMDGFFDLKGGGIPAQVDGGLKCFGHPIGASGLRMLYEMYLQLHGRAGERQLKEPRIGLTHNLGGFPFMNIVSIAIVGKEGA, via the coding sequence ATGCCAACAGGTATTAGAGATAAAGTAGCAATAATCGGGATGGGTTGCACAAAGTTTGGAGAACGGTGGAATGCAAGCGCGGAAGATTTGATGGTAGAGGCTTTCGAAGAGGCTTTACAGGATGCCGGTATAGAAAAAAACATGATTCAGGCTGCATGGCTTAGTGACTGCTTTGATGAAATACACATAGGCAAAAGTGCATTACCTCTATCTATAACCCTGCGCTTACCAAATATCCCCGCTACAAGGGTTGAAAACTTCTGTGCAAGCGGTACAGAGGCATTCAGAGGAGCGGTTTATGCAGTTGCCTCCGGTGCTTATGATATAGCCCTTGCACTCGGTGTTGAAAAACTCAAAGATGTTGGATACGGAGGCTTGCCGAATTCAGGCTCAAACAGCGGAACATTAAACTGGTTATGGATGCCAAATATGACCGCACCTGGTGCATTTGCCCAGCTTGCCACGGCTTACGCTGCCAAGTATAAATATTCCATTGACGAATTAAAAAGGGCACTCGCTCACATATCCGTTAAGAGCCATGCCAATGGTGCATTGAACCCAAAGGCACATTTACGGACCCCAATTACAGAGGAACAGGCACTATCTTCACCAATGGTTGCATATCCACTCGGACTTTATGACTGTTGTGGAGTTAGTGATGGGTCTGCAGCGGCAATTGTCACAACGCCAGAAATAGCAAAAAAGCTTGGCAAAAAAGATCTGGTTACTGTTAAAGCACTACAAATCGCACTCAGTAACGGGGAAGAAATGCAGTACAATGAATGGGATAGTACTTACTTTGTGAGTACTTCAAAAGCATCGGTTAAAGCTTATGAAGAAGCCGGGATTAAAGATCCGAGAAAAGAGATAAGCATGATGGAGCTTCACGATTGTTTCTCTATCACAGAGCTTGTAACTTATGAAGATTTACAAATATGCCAGAGAGGCAAAGCAGTTAAGGATGTTATGGATGGTTTTTTCGATCTAAAGGGCGGTGGAATTCCTGCTCAGGTAGACGGCGGATTAAAATGTTTTGGACATCCTATCGGCGCATCGGGCTTACGAATGCTTTACGAAATGTATTTACAGCTTCATGGCAGAGCGGGTGAAAGACAGCTAAAAGAGCCAAGGATAGGCCTTACGCATAACCTCGGGGGATTCCCCTTTATGAATATAGTCAGCATAGCTATTGTAGGTAAAGAAGGGGCGTAA